In the genome of Desulfuromonas sp. DDH964, one region contains:
- a CDS encoding c-type cytochrome, with the protein MGKNEPGRTAIFGMSLILVAILAVGAAAASDQTGQGETLFHQKCAGCHGLGTGDRPTGPDLFGVVERRDRPWLISFIQDPAKIIASGDKTAVALLARFNGLAMPNLQLDAGQIEALLAYLANPEGGATAAPEPKPSKTVGNAVRGEKLFTGEIPLANGGAPCLGCHGIAGVGLAGGANFGPDLTGIYGNYGEEGVSGILESLPFPSMEPIYATRPLSTTEQQDLGAYFAHVSGTPVVSDGQLLVEVAGGVLVLFGLMLLFGLGRLPSVRRSLVGQVSNQKGGMR; encoded by the coding sequence ATGGGAAAAAACGAACCGGGTCGAACCGCCATATTTGGGATGAGTCTGATCCTGGTGGCAATCCTGGCCGTCGGCGCGGCCGCCGCTTCGGACCAGACCGGGCAAGGCGAGACGTTGTTTCATCAGAAGTGCGCGGGATGTCACGGTCTGGGAACCGGTGACCGGCCGACCGGCCCGGACCTGTTCGGGGTGGTCGAACGTCGCGACCGGCCCTGGTTGATCAGTTTCATTCAAGACCCGGCCAAGATTATAGCTTCCGGGGATAAAACGGCAGTGGCGCTGCTGGCCAGGTTCAACGGCCTGGCAATGCCGAATCTGCAGTTGGATGCTGGACAGATCGAGGCCCTGCTTGCCTATCTAGCCAACCCTGAGGGGGGTGCTACTGCCGCCCCGGAACCGAAACCTTCAAAGACTGTCGGCAATGCGGTCCGTGGAGAGAAGCTTTTTACCGGCGAGATTCCCCTCGCCAACGGCGGGGCCCCGTGCCTCGGCTGCCACGGTATCGCCGGGGTAGGGCTGGCCGGCGGAGCCAACTTTGGTCCAGATCTGACCGGAATCTATGGAAATTATGGTGAAGAAGGCGTTTCCGGCATCCTCGAGAGCCTCCCCTTCCCAAGTATGGAGCCCATCTATGCAACACGTCCGCTGTCCACAACTGAGCAGCAGGATCTCGGCGCCTACTTTGCCCATGTCAGTGGTACCCCGGTGGTCAGCGATGGACAGCTACTGGTGGAAGTAGCCGGTGGTGTGCTGGTTCTGTTCGGACTAATGCTGCTGTTTGGCCTGGGGCGGCTGCCCAGCGTCCGGCGATCGTTGGTGGGACAGGTCTCTAACCAAAAAGGTGGGATGCGATGA
- a CDS encoding MFS transporter — protein MNPIKGTPSSGLSGATLGFFFGFAAVALFGPTAGKFKQVMPLSPAQIGLLVAAPALSGSLLRIPFAAWVDTTGGRKPFLVLLVLSLLGMFGLTLVIFTRYPEGMTASLYPLLILLGVLCGCGIATFSVGIGQVSYWYPMAQQGQALGIFAGIGNLAPGIFSFLLPLALARLQLGGAYLAWLLFLAAGTLLYFWIGRNAPFFQMVAQGIVPEQAKVAAREHAQELFPAGSLKISLAHSARTWKTWVLVAIYFTTFGGFIAMTAWLPVYWTSYFEVSPVRAGFLTALYSILASLIRVFGGRIADRSGGENTAIGSMLVMLVGALLMGFSASLPLSVLAEVLMAVGMGVGNAAVFKLVPQEVPDAVGGAAGWVGGLGAFGGFAIPPLLGEIVRNLGPSGYARGFLIFAMLALASLLLAWVLKKTPTPASVTAETPR, from the coding sequence ATGAACCCGATCAAGGGGACCCCCTCCAGTGGCCTGTCCGGTGCGACCCTCGGTTTCTTTTTCGGCTTTGCCGCCGTCGCCCTGTTCGGCCCCACCGCCGGCAAGTTCAAGCAGGTGATGCCGCTCAGTCCGGCGCAGATCGGCCTGCTGGTCGCGGCGCCGGCGCTGTCCGGGTCACTGCTGCGCATCCCCTTTGCCGCCTGGGTCGACACCACCGGCGGGCGCAAGCCCTTTCTGGTGCTGCTGGTCCTTTCCCTGCTCGGCATGTTTGGTCTGACCCTGGTGATCTTCACCCGGTATCCGGAGGGGATGACCGCCTCTCTCTACCCGCTGCTGATCCTGCTCGGCGTTCTCTGCGGTTGCGGTATCGCCACCTTCTCGGTCGGCATCGGCCAGGTCTCCTACTGGTATCCCATGGCGCAGCAGGGGCAGGCTCTGGGAATCTTTGCCGGAATCGGCAACCTGGCGCCGGGGATCTTTTCCTTCCTGCTGCCGCTGGCGCTGGCCCGCCTGCAACTGGGGGGGGCCTACCTGGCCTGGCTGCTATTCCTGGCTGCGGGGACCCTTCTCTATTTCTGGATCGGCAGGAATGCCCCGTTTTTTCAGATGGTCGCCCAGGGGATCGTACCCGAGCAGGCCAAGGTCGCCGCCAGGGAACATGCCCAGGAACTCTTCCCGGCCGGGTCCTTGAAAATCAGTCTGGCGCATTCGGCGCGCACTTGGAAAACCTGGGTGCTGGTTGCCATCTATTTCACCACCTTCGGCGGCTTCATCGCCATGACCGCCTGGTTGCCGGTCTACTGGACCAGCTATTTCGAGGTCAGCCCGGTCCGGGCGGGGTTTCTCACTGCCCTCTATTCCATTCTGGCCTCGCTGATCCGGGTCTTCGGCGGCCGTATTGCCGACCGTAGCGGGGGGGAGAATACCGCCATCGGCTCGATGCTCGTCATGCTGGTCGGCGCCCTGCTGATGGGTTTCTCGGCAAGCCTGCCGCTGTCGGTGCTGGCCGAGGTCCTGATGGCCGTCGGCATGGGAGTCGGCAACGCCGCCGTATTCAAGCTGGTGCCCCAGGAGGTTCCCGATGCCGTCGGCGGCGCAGCTGGCTGGGTGGGCGGATTGGGAGCTTTTGGCGGCTTTGCCATTCCGCCGCTGCTTGGTGAGATCGTCCGGAATCTCGGCCCGAGCGGCTATGCCCGGGGCTTTCTCATCTTCGCGATGCTGGCCCTGGCGTCGCTGCTGCTCGCCTGGGTGCTGAAGAAAACGCCGACGCCGGCGAGCGTCACAGCTGAAACCCCAAGGTAA
- the narI gene encoding respiratory nitrate reductase subunit gamma — protein sequence MIDQILFGVFPYVAVALAIAVGCFRYAIDRYSWSSQSSQFLESRALYWGSVPWHYAILLILLAHLLAFLFPAGWGTLLGEPARLYFLEVTGMVFGVTTVIAMLLLIVRRGMDPRLAVVTSRIDWLLLVLLLVQVATGVMIAISLRWGGVWYLHNAVPWLRSLVLLQPDVQHLAVLPVVVKLHAFNAFLLIAVFPFSRLVHVVSVPLSYLSRPYQVVVWYRERRRQAGI from the coding sequence ATGATCGATCAAATCCTGTTCGGCGTATTCCCCTATGTCGCGGTGGCCCTGGCGATAGCGGTCGGTTGCTTCCGCTACGCCATCGACCGCTACTCCTGGTCGTCCCAATCCTCCCAGTTCCTCGAAAGCCGGGCCCTCTACTGGGGCTCGGTCCCCTGGCATTACGCCATTCTGCTGATTTTGCTGGCGCATCTGCTGGCCTTCCTGTTTCCCGCCGGCTGGGGGACCCTCCTCGGCGAGCCGGCGCGGCTCTACTTTCTGGAAGTCACCGGGATGGTGTTCGGCGTCACCACGGTTATCGCCATGCTGCTGCTGATCGTGCGGCGCGGCATGGACCCGCGGCTGGCGGTCGTTACTTCGCGCATCGACTGGCTGCTGCTGGTGCTGTTGCTGGTGCAGGTGGCGACCGGCGTCATGATTGCAATTTCCCTGCGCTGGGGGGGGGTCTGGTATCTGCACAACGCCGTCCCCTGGCTGCGTTCGCTGGTGCTGCTGCAACCGGACGTCCAGCACCTCGCGGTGTTGCCGGTGGTGGTCAAGCTGCATGCGTTCAACGCTTTTCTGCTGATCGCGGTCTTCCCCTTTTCGCGCCTGGTGCATGTGGTCAGCGTACCTCTCTCTTACTTGTCTCGCCCCTACCAGGTGGTGGTCTGGTACCGCGAGCGCCGCCGGCAAGCCGGGATTTAA
- a CDS encoding nitrate reductase subunit alpha, translating into MSWIKDIVDPKSRAWEEFYRNRNQCDKVVRSTHGVNCTGGCSWNVHVKDGIVGWELQATDYPELEAGLPSYEPRGCQRGISFSWYLYSPLRIKYPYLRGVLTDLWRAARAEHSDPVAAWASIVENPERRKSYQQARGKGGFRRSSWAEVEELIAASTVYTIKKHGADRLVGFSPIPAMSMLSFAGGVRFMQLLGGVNLSFYDWYCDLPNASPEIWGEQTDVAESADWYNSKYIAVMGSNVNMTRTPDAHFLVEARHNGSKVTVLSPDFSMTSKHADWWIPAHAGQDGAFWMAVNHVILSEYHHQAKTPYFHDYLKRFSDTPFLIQLNEQDDSYRAGRMLSGAALERYSKEENAAFKYLVWDEASDQPRLPLGTLGFRWQEKKGEWNLQQKDGQDGSEIAPVLSLLDGKEDVLQVTFDDFGAEQTVQRGVPVRYLETLQGKVAVTTVYDLLMAQFGVERGLSGAYPAGYDDDQVYTPAWQEKFTGIDRANVIQFAREWAATAEKTGGKCSIIIGAGVNHWYHSNLTYRAGIVALMLCGCVGKNGGGLNHYVGQEKLAPAAPWATIMGALDWSKPPRFQNAPSYHYAHSDQWRYERTSDEARIQPVAEQSAITAGHTMDHQVRAVRNGWLPFYPQFDRNPTEVVKQAEAAGAASNQTVVDWTVKQLAEKKMKFAVEDPDAPSNWPRLWIIWRGNALMSSAKGHEYFLKHYLGTHTNSVAPETAKDSVKEVVWHDQAPQGKLDLVVDINFRMDTSALYSDIVLPTATWYEKDDLNTTDMHSFIHPLQAAVPPCWESKSDWDIFKGLAKKVSELAEVHLPDPVRDLVAVPLQHDTPAEMAQAEIKDWSKGECEPIPGKTMPGLVVVERDYKNLYNRFISLGPNAREGIGAHGLTWKVDDYYDEMSTSGKSEEWGGKRYPSLSEAKYAAEVILKLAPETNGEMAFRAFAAEEKKVGLQLTDLAVDTRGVRTTFADLDRQPRRLLNSPLWSGLTGNGRAYSAYCLNVEKLVPWRTLTGRQHFYLDHQGYIAAGEHLPTYKPKPDPSSLQDLLVSETDEKSILLNYLTPHGKWGIHSTYGDNHRMLTLSRGCHPFWINDQDAAQIGVIDNDWVEVYNDHGVVVTRAVVSSRLPRGISFLYHAPERTIGVPKSPLRKNKRAGGHNSLNRIRLKPNLMLGGYGQFTYGWNYWGPTGANRDTFILVRKLKGEPQW; encoded by the coding sequence ATGAGCTGGATCAAGGATATTGTCGACCCGAAGTCGCGGGCCTGGGAAGAGTTCTACCGCAACCGCAACCAGTGCGACAAGGTGGTGCGCAGTACCCACGGCGTCAATTGCACCGGCGGCTGCTCCTGGAACGTCCATGTCAAGGACGGCATCGTCGGCTGGGAGCTGCAGGCGACCGATTACCCCGAGCTCGAAGCGGGGCTTCCCTCTTACGAACCCCGCGGCTGCCAGCGCGGCATCTCCTTCTCCTGGTATCTCTACAGCCCGCTGCGCATCAAGTATCCCTACCTGCGCGGGGTGCTGACCGACCTCTGGCGCGCGGCCCGGGCCGAGCACAGCGATCCGGTGGCGGCCTGGGCGTCGATCGTCGAAAACCCCGAGCGGCGCAAGAGTTACCAGCAGGCGCGCGGCAAGGGGGGCTTCCGCCGCTCCAGCTGGGCCGAGGTCGAGGAACTTATCGCCGCCTCGACGGTCTACACCATCAAGAAACACGGCGCCGACCGGCTGGTCGGCTTCTCGCCGATTCCGGCGATGTCGATGCTCAGCTTTGCCGGCGGCGTTCGCTTCATGCAGCTCTTGGGCGGCGTCAACCTGAGCTTCTACGACTGGTACTGCGACCTGCCCAACGCTTCGCCGGAGATCTGGGGGGAACAGACCGATGTCGCCGAGAGTGCCGACTGGTACAACAGCAAGTACATCGCGGTGATGGGGTCGAACGTCAACATGACCCGTACCCCGGATGCCCATTTCCTGGTCGAGGCGCGCCACAACGGCTCCAAGGTGACGGTCCTCTCGCCCGATTTTTCCATGACCTCCAAGCACGCCGACTGGTGGATTCCGGCCCACGCCGGCCAGGACGGCGCCTTCTGGATGGCGGTCAACCATGTCATCCTCAGCGAATATCACCACCAGGCAAAAACCCCCTATTTCCACGATTACCTCAAACGTTTCAGCGACACCCCTTTCCTGATCCAGCTCAACGAACAGGATGACAGCTACCGCGCCGGGCGCATGCTCAGCGGCGCCGCGCTGGAACGATACAGCAAGGAAGAAAACGCCGCCTTCAAGTACCTGGTCTGGGATGAAGCCAGCGACCAGCCGCGCCTGCCGCTGGGCACCCTCGGCTTCCGCTGGCAGGAGAAGAAGGGGGAGTGGAACCTGCAGCAGAAGGACGGCCAGGACGGCAGCGAGATCGCCCCGGTATTGAGCCTGCTCGACGGCAAAGAGGATGTACTGCAGGTGACCTTTGATGATTTTGGCGCTGAGCAGACCGTGCAGCGCGGGGTGCCGGTCCGCTACCTGGAGACTTTGCAGGGGAAGGTCGCGGTAACCACCGTCTATGACCTGTTGATGGCCCAGTTCGGCGTCGAGCGCGGTCTTTCCGGCGCCTACCCGGCCGGCTACGACGACGACCAGGTCTACACCCCGGCCTGGCAGGAGAAGTTCACCGGCATCGACCGCGCCAATGTTATCCAGTTCGCCCGCGAATGGGCCGCGACCGCCGAGAAGACCGGCGGCAAGTGTTCGATCATCATTGGTGCCGGGGTCAACCACTGGTACCATTCCAACCTCACCTATCGCGCCGGCATCGTCGCCCTGATGCTCTGCGGCTGCGTCGGCAAGAATGGCGGTGGCCTCAATCACTATGTCGGCCAGGAGAAGCTCGCCCCGGCCGCCCCCTGGGCGACGATCATGGGGGCGCTCGACTGGAGCAAGCCGCCGCGCTTCCAGAACGCGCCCTCCTACCACTATGCCCACAGCGACCAGTGGCGTTACGAGCGAACCAGCGACGAGGCACGGATTCAGCCGGTCGCCGAGCAGAGCGCTATCACCGCCGGCCACACCATGGATCACCAGGTGCGTGCGGTGCGCAACGGCTGGCTCCCCTTCTACCCCCAGTTCGACCGCAACCCGACCGAAGTGGTCAAGCAGGCGGAGGCTGCCGGTGCGGCCAGCAACCAGACGGTCGTCGACTGGACCGTAAAACAGCTGGCCGAGAAAAAGATGAAGTTCGCCGTCGAGGACCCCGACGCGCCTTCCAATTGGCCGCGGCTGTGGATCATCTGGCGCGGCAACGCCCTGATGTCGAGCGCCAAGGGGCACGAGTATTTCCTCAAGCACTACCTCGGCACCCACACCAACAGCGTCGCCCCGGAGACCGCGAAGGATTCGGTCAAGGAGGTGGTCTGGCACGACCAGGCGCCGCAAGGGAAGCTTGACCTGGTGGTCGACATCAACTTCCGCATGGACACCTCGGCGCTCTACTCGGACATCGTCCTGCCAACCGCCACCTGGTACGAGAAGGACGATCTCAATACCACCGACATGCACTCCTTCATTCACCCGCTGCAGGCGGCCGTCCCCCCCTGCTGGGAGTCGAAGAGCGACTGGGACATCTTCAAGGGGCTGGCCAAAAAAGTCAGTGAGCTGGCCGAAGTCCATCTCCCCGACCCGGTGCGCGACCTCGTCGCCGTACCGCTGCAGCACGACACCCCGGCCGAAATGGCGCAAGCTGAGATCAAGGACTGGAGCAAGGGGGAGTGCGAACCGATCCCCGGCAAGACCATGCCCGGGCTGGTGGTGGTCGAACGCGACTACAAAAACCTCTACAATCGCTTCATCTCCCTGGGCCCCAACGCCCGGGAGGGGATCGGCGCCCACGGCCTCACCTGGAAGGTCGATGACTACTACGACGAGATGAGCACCAGCGGCAAGAGTGAGGAGTGGGGTGGCAAGCGTTACCCCTCCCTGAGCGAGGCGAAGTACGCCGCCGAGGTGATCCTCAAGCTCGCGCCCGAGACCAATGGCGAGATGGCCTTCCGCGCTTTCGCCGCCGAGGAGAAAAAAGTCGGCCTGCAGCTCACCGATCTGGCCGTCGATACCCGCGGCGTGCGCACCACCTTCGCCGACCTCGACCGTCAGCCGCGCCGGCTGCTCAACAGTCCGCTCTGGTCGGGCCTGACCGGTAACGGCCGGGCCTATTCGGCCTATTGCCTCAACGTCGAGAAGCTGGTCCCCTGGCGGACCCTGACCGGGCGCCAGCACTTCTATCTCGATCACCAGGGCTATATCGCCGCCGGCGAGCATCTGCCGACCTACAAGCCGAAACCCGATCCGAGCAGCCTGCAGGACCTGCTGGTCAGCGAAACGGACGAGAAGAGCATCCTGCTCAACTACCTGACGCCGCACGGCAAGTGGGGGATTCACAGCACCTACGGCGACAACCACCGCATGCTGACCCTGTCGCGCGGCTGCCACCCTTTTTGGATCAACGACCAGGATGCCGCGCAGATCGGCGTGATCGACAACGACTGGGTCGAGGTCTACAACGACCATGGCGTGGTGGTGACCCGGGCGGTGGTGAGCTCCCGTCTGCCGCGGGGGATCTCCTTCCTCTACCATGCCCCGGAGCGGACCATCGGCGTGCCGAAATCACCGCTGCGCAAGAACAAGCGCGCCGGTGGCCACAACAGCCTCAACCGCATCCGTCTCAAGCCGAACCTGATGCTGGGCGGCTATGGCCAGTTCACCTACGGCTGGAACTACTGGGGGCCGACCGGCGCCAACCGCGATACCTTCATCCTGGTCCGCAAGTTGAAGGGGGAGCCGCAATGGTAA
- the narJ gene encoding nitrate reductase molybdenum cofactor assembly chaperone, with protein sequence MTNSTIRKELRLAFATLFSYPEGTVRETAAACTERLRGLDSAAAAPMARFAAYLREQTPARLEELFTATFDLQPLCHPYVGYLLCGESQQRTLFLIRLQQLFREQGFAPGGELPDHLATLLRFVGTVADPECCRELIRDGLLPALEKLTEGLEAEQPYAALIEALQSFLAETVDTGAELLTAAGGRS encoded by the coding sequence ATGACGAATTCGACCATCCGGAAAGAACTGCGCCTCGCATTCGCGACGCTCTTCAGCTATCCCGAGGGGACCGTCCGGGAGACCGCCGCCGCCTGCACCGAGCGACTGCGGGGACTCGATTCCGCCGCCGCGGCGCCGATGGCACGCTTTGCCGCCTATCTCCGGGAGCAGACTCCAGCCCGGCTGGAAGAGCTCTTTACCGCCACCTTCGACCTGCAGCCACTCTGCCACCCTTACGTCGGCTACCTGCTCTGCGGGGAAAGTCAGCAACGGACCCTGTTCCTGATCCGCCTGCAGCAGCTCTTCCGGGAACAGGGGTTCGCGCCGGGCGGCGAACTCCCCGATCACCTTGCCACCCTGCTGCGTTTTGTCGGCACGGTTGCGGATCCGGAGTGCTGCCGGGAGCTGATTCGGGACGGACTGCTTCCCGCCCTGGAAAAATTGACCGAGGGACTGGAGGCGGAGCAGCCCTATGCCGCCCTGATCGAGGCGCTGCAGAGCTTTTTGGCCGAAACGGTCGATACCGGAGCCGAATTGCTGACGGCCGCCGGCGGAAGGAGTTGA
- the narH gene encoding nitrate reductase subunit beta gives MNVRAQVSSVFHLDKCIGCHTCSIACKNLWTDRKGAEYMWWNNVETKPGTGYPTRWEDQEKYRGGWEMKGQQLQLKQGGRGGTLGKIFHNPALPPLDDYYEPFTFKYGDLTGAPAGDDQPTARPVSMISGKPMKIEAGPNWDDDLSGSNIYAVNDPGVVKLSSEEQAQMFAIEKMVMFYLPRICNHCLNAGCVAACPSGAIYKRGEDGIVLINQDKCRGWRMCVSACPYKKTYYGWTTGKSEKCILCYPRQEAGEAPACFHSCVGRIRYLGVLLYDADRIAAVASRDDGELAAAQREIILDPHDPQVLADARAAGIPEQVLKAAQASPVYKFVKQWGIALPLHPEFRTLPMLFYVPPLLPVLSKEHQGSQQLADDFFTTLEQARLPIQYLAGLFAGGNAEEVKAVYRKLIAVRLQRRQASVGDLPESEVEKACELAGVSAEAVEAIFRMTALTRIKERIVLPPMLREQAIEAGMDPEAYKQGMGFGSRRPPKRRW, from the coding sequence ATGAACGTGCGCGCACAGGTCTCATCGGTGTTCCATCTCGACAAGTGCATCGGCTGTCACACCTGCAGTATCGCCTGCAAGAACCTCTGGACCGACCGCAAGGGCGCCGAGTACATGTGGTGGAACAACGTCGAAACCAAGCCGGGCACCGGCTACCCGACCAGGTGGGAGGACCAGGAAAAATACCGCGGCGGCTGGGAGATGAAGGGGCAGCAACTTCAGCTCAAGCAGGGAGGGCGCGGCGGGACGCTGGGGAAGATCTTCCACAACCCGGCGTTGCCGCCCCTGGACGATTACTACGAGCCCTTCACCTTCAAATACGGCGACCTGACCGGTGCGCCGGCCGGCGACGACCAGCCGACCGCCCGGCCGGTGTCGATGATTTCCGGCAAGCCGATGAAGATCGAAGCCGGGCCGAACTGGGACGACGATCTCTCCGGCTCCAACATCTACGCCGTCAACGATCCTGGCGTGGTCAAGCTCAGCAGTGAGGAGCAGGCACAGATGTTCGCCATCGAGAAGATGGTGATGTTCTACCTGCCGCGCATCTGCAATCACTGCCTCAACGCCGGCTGCGTCGCTGCCTGTCCTTCCGGGGCGATCTACAAGCGGGGTGAGGACGGCATCGTGCTGATCAACCAGGACAAGTGCCGCGGCTGGCGGATGTGCGTCTCGGCCTGCCCCTACAAGAAGACTTACTACGGCTGGACCACCGGCAAGTCGGAGAAATGTATCCTCTGCTACCCACGCCAGGAGGCGGGCGAGGCGCCGGCCTGTTTCCACTCCTGCGTCGGCCGCATCCGCTACCTCGGCGTGCTCCTCTACGATGCCGACCGCATCGCGGCGGTGGCCAGCCGCGACGATGGCGAGCTGGCGGCGGCCCAGCGCGAGATCATCCTTGATCCGCATGATCCGCAGGTATTGGCCGATGCCCGCGCCGCCGGTATCCCCGAGCAGGTGCTGAAAGCGGCCCAGGCCTCGCCGGTCTACAAATTCGTCAAACAATGGGGGATCGCCCTGCCGCTGCACCCCGAGTTCCGCACCCTGCCGATGCTCTTCTACGTACCGCCGCTGTTGCCAGTGCTGTCGAAGGAGCACCAGGGAAGCCAGCAGCTGGCCGACGACTTCTTCACCACCCTGGAACAGGCGCGGCTGCCGATTCAGTATCTGGCCGGGCTCTTTGCCGGCGGCAACGCCGAGGAGGTGAAGGCGGTCTACCGCAAGCTGATCGCGGTGCGTCTGCAGCGGCGTCAGGCGAGTGTCGGCGACCTGCCGGAAAGTGAAGTCGAAAAGGCCTGCGAACTGGCCGGGGTGAGTGCCGAGGCGGTCGAGGCGATCTTCCGCATGACGGCCCTGACCCGGATCAAGGAGCGGATTGTGTTGCCGCCAATGCTGCGCGAACAGGCGATCGAGGCGGGAATGGATCCCGAAGCTTACAAACAGGGGATGGGTTTTGGCAGCCGTCGCCCACCGAAACGGCGGTGGTGA
- a CDS encoding ABC transporter ATP-binding protein — protein MEPLLSVRNLRKSFAVSGKTPGARSQRLLAVDDISFDLYPGETLGLVGESGCGKSTTGKLLLRLLDADGGEVHFAGENLLQLSERRLRPHRRQLQMIFQDPYSSLNPRMRVGQIVAEPLVIHGLARGRELQSEVVRLLGTVGLGAEHLDRYPHEFSGGQRQRIGIARALAVRPQLIVADEPVSALDLSIQAQVVNLLQDIQQQFGLTYLFIAHDLSVIEHLSDRVAVMYLGRIVELAPADALYRQPRHPYSEALLNAVPIPDPAARRAHRPLQGEIPSPIEPPTGCTFHPRCPYARPLCAEQTPPLVDQGSGQFAACFFSAEVGKFRQAR, from the coding sequence ATGGAACCCCTTCTTTCGGTGCGCAACCTGCGCAAGAGCTTCGCCGTCAGCGGCAAGACCCCGGGGGCCCGGTCGCAGCGGCTGCTGGCGGTCGACGACATTTCCTTCGATCTCTACCCCGGCGAAACTCTCGGCCTGGTTGGCGAGTCGGGGTGCGGCAAGTCGACCACCGGCAAGCTGCTGCTGCGCCTGCTCGACGCTGACGGCGGCGAGGTTCACTTTGCCGGCGAAAACCTGCTGCAGCTTTCCGAGCGGCGCCTGCGCCCCCACCGGCGCCAGCTGCAGATGATCTTCCAGGACCCCTATTCCTCCCTCAACCCGCGCATGCGGGTCGGGCAGATTGTCGCCGAGCCGCTCGTCATTCACGGCCTCGCCCGCGGCAGGGAGCTGCAGAGTGAGGTGGTGCGCCTGCTGGGCACCGTCGGTCTCGGCGCCGAGCACCTCGATCGCTACCCCCATGAGTTTTCCGGCGGCCAGCGCCAGCGCATCGGTATCGCCCGCGCCCTGGCAGTACGGCCGCAGCTGATCGTCGCCGACGAGCCGGTCTCGGCCCTCGACCTGTCGATCCAGGCCCAGGTCGTCAACCTGCTGCAGGACATCCAGCAGCAGTTCGGCCTCACCTACCTCTTCATCGCTCACGATCTCTCGGTGATCGAGCATCTCAGCGACCGGGTGGCGGTGATGTACCTCGGCCGCATTGTCGAACTCGCGCCGGCGGATGCCCTCTACCGCCAGCCTCGCCACCCCTACAGCGAGGCCCTCCTCAACGCCGTACCGATCCCCGACCCGGCAGCGCGCCGCGCCCACCGGCCGCTGCAGGGAGAGATTCCCTCCCCGATCGAACCGCCCACGGGCTGCACCTTCCACCCCCGCTGTCCCTACGCCCGCCCGCTTTGCGCCGAGCAGACCCCGCCGCTGGTCGACCAGGGGAGCGGCCAGTTTGCCGCCTGCTTCTTCAGCGCCGAGGTCGGCAAGTTTCGCCAGGCGCGCTGA
- a CDS encoding ABC transporter ATP-binding protein, translating to MALLEVRNLKTYFFTPGGLVKAVGGIDFSIDAGQTLALVGESGCGKSITALSLLRLVPEPGRVVGGEVLFAGEDLQRFPEAEMRRIRGNQVAMIFQEPMTALNPVFRIGDQIAEVLTLHKGLAPRAALEAAADLLHQVGIPEAGRRLREYPHQLSGGMRQRVMIAMALACDPRLLIADEPTTALDVTIQAQILELLDRLRRERQMATLLITHDLGVVAESADTVAIMYAGLIVEYAPVRDLFADPRHPYTRGLLACIPRLGEKRQRLTPIDGQVPVAGELPAGCTFLERCAAPFAPCGNQLPPMTEIRPGHLVRCWQGR from the coding sequence TTGGCGCTGCTCGAAGTCCGCAACCTCAAAACCTACTTCTTCACTCCCGGCGGCCTGGTCAAGGCGGTCGGTGGCATCGATTTCTCCATCGATGCCGGGCAGACTTTGGCCCTGGTCGGGGAATCGGGGTGCGGCAAGTCGATCACCGCCCTCTCGCTGCTGCGGCTGGTGCCGGAGCCGGGACGGGTGGTGGGCGGGGAAGTCCTCTTTGCCGGGGAGGATCTGCAACGGTTCCCCGAGGCGGAGATGCGCCGCATCCGCGGCAACCAGGTGGCGATGATCTTCCAGGAGCCGATGACCGCGCTCAACCCGGTCTTCCGCATCGGCGACCAGATTGCCGAGGTTCTGACCCTGCACAAGGGGCTCGCGCCCCGCGCCGCCCTGGAGGCCGCCGCCGACCTGCTGCACCAGGTCGGCATCCCCGAGGCCGGGCGCCGCCTTCGTGAATACCCGCACCAGCTCTCGGGCGGCATGCGCCAGCGGGTGATGATCGCCATGGCCCTCGCCTGCGACCCGCGGCTGCTGATCGCCGACGAGCCGACCACCGCCCTCGATGTTACGATCCAGGCACAGATCCTCGAACTCCTCGACCGGCTGCGCCGCGAGCGGCAGATGGCGACGCTGCTGATCACCCACGATCTCGGCGTCGTCGCCGAATCGGCCGACACGGTCGCCATCATGTATGCCGGACTGATCGTCGAATACGCTCCGGTGCGCGACCTCTTTGCCGACCCCCGGCACCCCTATACTCGCGGCCTGCTCGCCTGCATTCCGCGCCTCGGGGAAAAACGGCAGCGCCTGACCCCGATCGACGGCCAGGTCCCGGTCGCCGGCGAACTGCCCGCCGGCTGTACCTTCCTGGAACGATGCGCCGCCCCCTTCGCCCCCTGCGGCAACCAGCTGCCGCCGATGACCGAAATCCGGCCCGGCCACCTGGTGCGCTGCTGGCAGGGGAGGTAG